A window of the Buchnera aphidicola (Taiwanaphis decaspermi) genome harbors these coding sequences:
- the rnhA gene encoding ribonuclease HI, giving the protein MYKFVNIFTDGSCLGNPGPGGYGAILQYKSHEKIFTNGFYLTTNNRMELMAAIVALEALQESCKVNINTDSKYLQNGITNWIKKWKLQKWKTRNKKKVKNIDLWLRLSKLINIHNIHWIWIKSHSGNYYNEICDKIAKKSAKNPNSQDTGYKI; this is encoded by the coding sequence ATGTATAAATTTGTTAATATCTTTACTGATGGTTCATGTTTAGGAAATCCTGGACCTGGTGGTTATGGTGCAATTTTGCAATATAAATCTCATGAAAAAATATTTACTAATGGATTTTATCTTACTACAAATAATAGAATGGAGTTAATGGCAGCAATAGTTGCTTTAGAAGCATTACAAGAATCATGTAAAGTTAATATTAATACTGATAGTAAATATCTTCAAAATGGTATTACAAATTGGATAAAAAAATGGAAATTACAAAAGTGGAAAACAAGGAATAAAAAAAAAGTTAAAAATATTGATTTATGGTTAAGATTATCAAAATTAATCAACATACACAATATACATTGGATTTGGATAAAAAGCCATTCAGGAAATTATTATAATGAAATATGTGATAAAATAGCTAAAAAATCTGCAAAAAATCCTAATTCACAAGATACAGGATATAAAATATAA
- the dnaQ gene encoding DNA polymerase III subunit epsilon: MNILYNKHRQIVLDTETTGINLQGLPYEGHRVIEIGAVEIINRRFTGNNFHIYINPNRKINMKAFEIHGISNDFLKNKPLFKNIYKKFINYINKSELIIHNASFDVGFLNHEFSLINKKHIKLDNMCNIIDTLSIARQLFPGKKNNLDSLCDRYKVNITNRKLHSAILDAKILAEVYLSMTQYQKKIIFNKKKYFLPKKKIKANFYKKSNIILKANKKEIIDHNNYLKNMKKKGNCIWYNKKKN, encoded by the coding sequence ATGAACATTTTATATAACAAACATCGTCAAATAGTACTAGATACAGAAACCACAGGTATAAATTTACAAGGATTACCATATGAAGGACATCGTGTTATTGAAATTGGAGCTGTAGAAATTATTAATAGACGTTTTACAGGAAATAATTTTCATATTTATATTAATCCAAATAGAAAAATAAATATGAAAGCATTTGAAATACACGGAATTTCAAATGATTTTTTAAAAAATAAACCGTTATTTAAAAACATTTATAAAAAATTTATAAATTATATTAATAAATCTGAGTTAATAATACACAATGCAAGCTTTGATGTTGGGTTTTTAAATCATGAATTTTCCTTAATTAACAAAAAACATATAAAATTAGATAATATGTGTAACATTATAGATACTTTATCTATAGCAAGACAATTATTTCCAGGAAAAAAAAATAATTTAGATTCATTATGCGATAGATATAAAGTAAACATAACTAATCGTAAATTACATAGTGCAATATTAGATGCTAAAATTTTAGCAGAAGTATATTTATCTATGACTCAATATCAAAAAAAAATTATATTTAATAAAAAAAAATATTTTTTACCAAAAAAAAAAATAAAAGCAAATTTTTATAAAAAATCTAATATTATATTAAAAGCTAATAAAAAAGAAATAATAGATCACAATAATTATTTGAAAAATATGAAAAAAAAAGGAAATTGTATTTGGTATAATAAAAAAAAAAATTGA
- the gloB gene encoding hydroxyacylglutathione hydrolase produces MNIKNNKKIKLKLIKNFTNNYTWILYKKNNCVIVDPGEYKKILHIIKLYKLYPKLILLTHYHYDHMMAVNSLLSIWPKIKIISPKNIYYINKKEQINFFYILKEKIFGKSIKIINTPGHALYHVCYYISNYLFCGDLLFNSGCGKIYNNLYYEMYKSIQKIKSLPQNTLICCGHDYIKYNLIFTMKIIPNDKFVKNFYKKIKKSNKETINSLKIEKKINLFLKTSNFYLRKQLSKKEILKPFECFCLLRKMRNVF; encoded by the coding sequence ATGAATATTAAAAATAATAAAAAAATTAAGTTAAAATTAATAAAAAATTTTACAAATAATTATACATGGATATTATATAAAAAAAATAATTGCGTTATAGTTGATCCAGGCGAATATAAAAAGATATTACATATAATTAAACTATATAAATTATATCCTAAATTAATTTTATTAACTCATTATCATTACGATCATATGATGGCTGTTAATTCTTTATTAAGTATTTGGCCAAAAATAAAAATAATTAGCCCAAAAAATATATATTATATTAATAAGAAAGAACAAATAAATTTTTTTTACATATTAAAAGAAAAAATTTTTGGCAAATCTATCAAAATAATTAATACACCTGGTCATGCATTATATCATGTGTGTTATTACATATCTAATTATTTGTTTTGTGGTGATTTATTATTTAATTCTGGATGTGGTAAAATATATAACAATTTATATTATGAAATGTATAAATCTATACAAAAAATAAAAAGTTTACCCCAAAATACTTTGATATGTTGTGGTCATGATTACATAAAATATAATTTGATTTTTACTATGAAAATTATTCCTAATGATAAGTTTGTTAAAAACTTTTACAAAAAAATAAAAAAAAGTAATAAAGAAACAATAAATTCTTTAAAAATAGAAAAAAAAATAAATTTATTCCTTAAAACTTCTAATTTTTATTTAAGAAAACAATTGTCTAAAAAAGAAATTTTAAAACCTTTTGAATGTTTTTGTTTGTTAAGAAAGATGAGAAACGTTTTTTAA
- the argS gene encoding arginine--tRNA ligase — protein MNIYKKIYKDFEKIFIRYISKKKYDPIVRQSKNEKWDYQINGVMKLSKIININPIKLAKKIVKLININNMYKSFEISHPGFINILIDKHWISKKLDVMIFSKKLNIKYKSKKNIVIDYSSPNVAKEMHVGHLRSTIIGDVSARVLKFLGHNVIKNNHIGDWGSQFGMIIFYLKNKSYNIEKIKLKKLEKIYKKSKIMYSKNKNFYDKSNKYLYKLQSGDLFCHKIWKKIVNITMQENIKIYKILNVTLSDKHTIGESKYKNMLPGIIKDLQLKKISIKKNNEIFVVLDNIKNKKGKPMGIKIRTKHKTYLYTTIDIACIKHRCKTLKADRIIYYTDVRQKQHLKSIFTIAKKAGYITKNTKIEHHMFGMMLNKKGLPFKTRNGNNIKLSVLIKKCFEKCKKILKNKNYKLSDYKINKISLKIAIGSLKYYDLSKKRINNYIFSWKDMLNINGNTSSYIQYAYMRIYSILKKTENINFYLKKKMKLKKIEEIKLGLKILQFEEILLLVAKNGTPHVICKYLYQLSNIFSNFYEKHPILNSLHNEVNIYRLKLIILTSKVLKTGLQMLGINILKKM, from the coding sequence ATGAATATATATAAAAAAATATATAAAGATTTTGAAAAAATATTTATTAGATATATATCTAAAAAAAAATATGATCCTATTGTTAGACAATCAAAAAATGAAAAATGGGATTATCAAATAAATGGTGTGATGAAATTGTCAAAAATAATAAATATTAATCCAATAAAATTAGCAAAAAAAATAGTTAAATTAATAAATATAAACAATATGTATAAAAGTTTTGAAATATCCCATCCTGGATTTATAAATATATTAATAGACAAACATTGGATATCTAAAAAATTAGATGTAATGATATTTTCAAAAAAACTTAACATTAAATATAAATCAAAAAAAAATATTGTAATAGATTATTCGTCACCAAATGTTGCAAAAGAAATGCATGTTGGTCATCTTAGATCCACAATCATTGGTGATGTTAGTGCACGAGTTTTAAAATTTTTAGGTCATAATGTAATAAAAAATAATCATATAGGAGATTGGGGTAGTCAATTTGGAATGATAATTTTTTATTTAAAAAACAAATCATATAACATAGAAAAAATTAAATTAAAAAAATTAGAAAAAATTTATAAAAAGTCAAAGATTATGTATTCAAAAAATAAAAATTTTTATGATAAATCTAACAAATATCTTTATAAATTACAATCAGGAGATTTATTTTGTCATAAAATATGGAAAAAAATAGTTAACATTACAATGCAAGAAAATATTAAAATATACAAAATTTTGAATGTTACTTTATCTGACAAACACACAATAGGTGAAAGTAAATATAAAAATATGTTACCAGGCATAATTAAAGATTTACAATTAAAAAAAATATCCATAAAAAAAAATAATGAAATTTTTGTTGTTTTAGACAATATAAAAAACAAAAAAGGAAAACCTATGGGTATCAAAATTAGAACTAAACATAAAACATATTTATATACTACGATAGATATTGCTTGCATTAAACACAGATGTAAAACGTTAAAAGCTGATAGAATAATTTATTATACTGACGTTAGACAAAAACAACATTTAAAATCTATATTTACGATTGCTAAAAAAGCAGGTTATATAACAAAAAATACTAAAATTGAACATCATATGTTTGGGATGATGTTAAATAAAAAAGGATTACCTTTTAAAACTAGAAATGGTAATAATATTAAATTATCTGTATTAATTAAAAAATGTTTTGAAAAATGTAAAAAAATATTAAAAAATAAAAATTATAAATTATCTGATTATAAAATTAATAAAATATCACTAAAAATAGCTATAGGTTCTTTAAAATATTATGATTTATCAAAAAAAAGAATTAATAATTATATTTTTAGTTGGAAAGATATGTTAAATATCAATGGTAATACATCATCTTATATACAATATGCATATATGAGAATATATTCAATATTAAAAAAAACAGAAAATATAAATTTTTATCTGAAGAAAAAAATGAAATTAAAAAAAATAGAGGAAATAAAATTAGGATTAAAAATTTTACAATTTGAGGAGATATTATTATTAGTAGCTAAAAATGGTACTCCTCATGTTATTTGCAAATATTTATATCAATTATCAAATATATTTTCCAATTTTTATGAAAAACATCCTATATTAAATAGTTTACATAATGAAGTTAATATATATCGTTTAAAATTAATCATTTTAACTTCTAAAGTATTAAAAACAGGTTTACAAATGTTAGGTATAAATATCTTAAAAAAAATGTAA
- a CDS encoding aminoacyl--tRNA ligase-related protein, with translation MRTTKYSLFTLKHIKSESDSISSQLMKKSGMIRKLSSGIYTWLPIGLRVLHKVINIIKKEMNDINGIEILMPNIHPFKLWEKSKRIDLYGNELIKINDRKNRKFILAPTHEEAITYLLKNEFTSYKQLPIFLYQINNKYRDELRPCFGVIRAKEFIMKDGYSFHIDKKSMKKTYNLIYNKYIDIMNILSIKFKIIKAKNNHMGGNISHEFQTFCNNRYYNKNKIDFCNEKLNIFIKKNKISYKNIVQMIVFKNKKKFLGVLIRGDHKINKNKLLKIKSIDKNIKVAKLKETLKIQKYNLKKINEKILLIADKKMKNMSNFIFFSNIHKNFIINMNWNKKFPLPKLKNISNIKKNSKKEKNIEVAHIFQIEKKYSKCMNFNIKNNLGQKKLIHMGCYGIGVSRLVAAFIEQNHDEKGIIWKNNIAPFIISIIPININKSYKVRKTSEYIYNEVKKNNIDVIFYDSKERIGVMFNNIRLIGVPHLLVIREKNVKNKEIEYQNRLNTVNKIVKIEKINFFLKKILNI, from the coding sequence ATGCGTACAACAAAATATTCTTTATTTACATTAAAACACATAAAATCAGAGTCAGATAGCATTAGTAGTCAATTGATGAAAAAGTCTGGTATGATACGTAAATTATCTTCTGGTATATACACATGGTTACCTATAGGTCTACGTGTATTACATAAAGTAATAAACATCATTAAAAAAGAGATGAACGATATTAATGGTATAGAAATATTGATGCCAAATATTCATCCTTTTAAGTTATGGGAAAAAAGTAAAAGAATAGATTTATATGGAAATGAACTAATTAAAATAAATGATAGAAAAAACAGAAAATTTATATTAGCGCCTACACATGAAGAAGCCATAACATATTTATTGAAAAATGAATTTACTTCTTATAAACAATTACCCATTTTTTTATATCAAATAAATAATAAATATAGAGATGAATTAAGACCATGTTTTGGTGTAATACGTGCTAAAGAATTTATAATGAAAGATGGATATTCATTTCATATAGACAAAAAGTCTATGAAAAAAACTTATAATCTAATATATAATAAATATATTGACATTATGAATATACTTTCAATAAAATTTAAAATAATTAAGGCAAAAAACAATCATATGGGTGGTAATATTTCTCATGAATTTCAAACATTTTGTAATAATAGATATTATAATAAAAATAAAATAGATTTTTGTAATGAAAAATTAAATATTTTTATAAAAAAAAATAAAATATCTTATAAAAATATTGTTCAAATGATTGTTTTTAAAAACAAAAAAAAATTTTTAGGAGTTTTAATTAGAGGTGATCATAAAATTAATAAAAATAAATTATTAAAAATTAAATCAATTGATAAAAATATAAAAGTTGCAAAATTAAAAGAAACTTTAAAGATACAAAAATATAATTTAAAAAAAATAAACGAAAAAATTTTGTTAATTGCTGACAAAAAAATGAAAAACATGTCAAATTTTATTTTTTTTTCAAATATACATAAAAATTTTATCATTAATATGAATTGGAATAAAAAATTCCCATTACCTAAATTAAAAAATATTTCAAATATAAAAAAAAATAGCAAAAAAGAAAAAAATATAGAAGTAGCACATATTTTCCAAATAGAAAAAAAATATTCTAAATGTATGAATTTTAATATAAAAAATAATTTAGGTCAAAAAAAACTTATTCATATGGGTTGTTATGGTATAGGAGTAAGCAGATTAGTAGCTGCTTTTATAGAACAAAATCATGATGAAAAAGGAATAATATGGAAAAATAACATAGCTCCATTTATTATAAGTATAATACCTATAAATATTAACAAATCTTATAAAGTTAGAAAAACATCTGAATATATTTATAATGAAGTAAAAAAAAACAACATAGATGTAATATTTTATGATAGTAAAGAAAGAATAGGAGTTATGTTTAATAATATAAGATTAATTGGCGTACCTCATTTATTAGTAATTAGAGAGAAAAATGTCAAAAACAAAGAAATAGAATATCAAAATAGGTTAAATACTGTTAATAAAATTGTAAAAATAGAAAAAATAAATTTTTTTTTAAAAAAAATATTAAATATATAA